In Delphinus delphis chromosome 18, mDelDel1.2, whole genome shotgun sequence, the following proteins share a genomic window:
- the LOC138413881 gene encoding C-type natriuretic peptide-like: MGAEPATPQPIRAAARPGGRGSPGAQGAGLRLTVAVAGQLSRGAASTARRRELERRRRRRRRRRVPARSGSWRSGVASRGGGGGGGGGGGSGGVRAMLRVSLGVGVLTSS, translated from the coding sequence ATGGGGGCGGAGCCAGCGACTCCGCAGCCAATCCGGGCGGCGGCGCGTCCCGGGGGCCGCGGCTCGCCCGGCGCGCAGGGGGCGGGGCTCCGCTTGACAGTGGCGGTCGCTGGGCAGCTGAGCCGGGGCGCAGCGAGCACAGCGCGGCGCAGGGAGCTCGAGCGgcgcaggcggcggcggcggcggcggcgggtcCCAGCCCGCTCCGGCTCTTGGCGCAGCGGAGTAGCctcccgcggcggcggcggcggcggcggcggcggcggcggcagcggcggcgttCGGGCGATGCTGCGGGTCTCCTTGGGTGTCGGTGTCCTGACCTCTTCCTAA